A portion of the Calothrix sp. 336/3 genome contains these proteins:
- the arsS gene encoding arsenosugar biosynthesis radical SAM (seleno)protein ArsS (Some members of this family are selenoproteins.): MTTTPKATHHTPFAHKLSLPLKKKSISVLQINLGKRCNLACNHCHVEASPKRTEELSPEICQQLIEIIHKFPQIQIVDLTGGAPEMNYGFKSLVAAARKNQKKIIVRSNLTIYFADGFGDLPEYFADNQVRVVASLPCYLADNVDKMRGSGVFDASIQALQWLNRLGYGSDPNLIVDLVYNPQLPISEKFSLTPEQGKLEQDYKIFLQEHFGIVFNQLFTITNLPVGRTKLYLERKKLYAPYMEFLESHFNVETIPYLMCRDELSVDYLGNIYDCDFNQMMNLPAKTSYGEILTVGKLLAGGSLDLIDQVQTAAYCYGCTAGSGSSCGGALID, encoded by the coding sequence ATGACAACCACTCCTAAAGCGACTCACCATACTCCCTTTGCTCACAAGCTATCTCTACCTCTGAAAAAGAAATCTATCTCTGTTTTACAGATTAATCTGGGTAAACGGTGTAACTTAGCTTGTAATCATTGCCATGTGGAAGCAAGTCCCAAACGTACAGAAGAGTTGTCACCGGAAATTTGTCAACAATTAATTGAGATAATTCACAAGTTTCCTCAAATTCAAATTGTAGACTTGACGGGTGGCGCTCCGGAAATGAATTATGGTTTTAAGTCTCTAGTTGCAGCAGCTAGAAAAAACCAGAAGAAAATCATTGTTAGGTCAAATTTAACCATTTATTTCGCAGACGGTTTTGGTGATTTACCTGAATATTTTGCTGATAATCAAGTGCGAGTTGTGGCTTCTTTACCCTGCTATCTAGCGGATAATGTTGATAAAATGCGTGGCTCAGGGGTGTTTGATGCTTCCATTCAAGCTTTACAATGGTTAAATAGATTGGGATATGGTAGTGACCCAAATTTAATTGTGGATTTAGTTTATAATCCCCAACTTCCAATCAGTGAAAAATTTAGCTTGACTCCTGAGCAGGGAAAACTAGAGCAGGATTATAAAATATTCCTCCAAGAACATTTTGGCATTGTCTTTAATCAACTTTTCACAATTACGAATCTACCTGTAGGTAGAACTAAGCTTTATCTAGAAAGGAAAAAACTCTATGCTCCATATATGGAATTCCTAGAGTCACATTTTAATGTAGAGACAATCCCGTATTTGATGTGTCGTGATGAACTTTCAGTTGATTATCTGGGTAATATCTATGATTGTGATTTTAATCAAATGATGAATTTACCTGCTAAAACTTCCTATGGAGAGATTCTCACTGTAGGTAAATTGTTAGCAGGTGGAAGCTTAGATTTAATTGATCAGGTACAAACAGCTGCTTACTGCTATGGTTGTACTGCTGGGAGTGGTTCTAGTTGTGGTGGTGCTTTAATTGACTAA
- the ychF gene encoding redox-regulated ATPase YchF, with translation MLRAGIVGLPNVGKSTLFNALVANAKAEAANFPFCTIEPNVGVVAVPDDRLNVLAKISSSAQVIPARVEFVDIAGLVKGASQGEGLGNQFLSHIREVDAIVQVVRCFENDDIIHVAGSVDPVRDIEIINLELGLADLSQIERRIERTRKLARTSKEAQVEIAILEKIAAALNEGKSVRQVALNADELEIIKPLGLLTSKPIIYGANVSEDDLATGNAFVEKVREVAAQENAQVVIVSAQVESELVELPAEDRADFLASLGVEEGGLKSLINATYALLGLRTYFTTGPKETRAWTIHTGMSAPQAAGVIHSDFERGFIRAETVAYNDLVTCGSMGAAKEKGLVRSEGKEYTVQEGDVMLFRFNV, from the coding sequence ATGTTAAGAGCCGGTATTGTCGGACTACCCAACGTAGGCAAATCTACTTTATTTAATGCTTTAGTGGCAAATGCTAAAGCTGAAGCTGCCAACTTTCCCTTTTGTACAATTGAACCCAATGTCGGAGTGGTTGCAGTACCAGACGATCGCCTGAATGTTTTGGCGAAAATCTCCAGTTCTGCACAGGTGATTCCTGCACGGGTAGAATTTGTGGATATTGCAGGTTTGGTAAAGGGTGCAAGTCAGGGTGAGGGTTTAGGAAACCAATTTCTTTCCCATATTCGAGAAGTAGACGCGATCGTCCAAGTAGTGCGTTGTTTTGAAAATGATGATATCATCCATGTCGCTGGTTCCGTTGACCCAGTACGGGATATTGAAATAATTAATTTAGAACTTGGTTTAGCTGATTTATCACAAATTGAGCGACGCATTGAACGTACTCGCAAACTTGCACGCACAAGTAAAGAAGCACAGGTAGAAATAGCCATACTAGAAAAAATTGCTGCCGCTTTAAATGAGGGTAAATCTGTACGTCAAGTTGCTTTGAATGCAGACGAATTAGAGATAATTAAACCCCTAGGGTTACTCACTAGCAAACCCATTATCTATGGTGCAAATGTTTCTGAAGACGATTTAGCCACAGGTAATGCTTTTGTGGAAAAAGTCAGAGAAGTTGCTGCCCAAGAAAATGCTCAAGTAGTAATTGTCTCTGCCCAAGTAGAATCAGAATTAGTAGAATTACCCGCAGAAGATAGAGCCGATTTTCTCGCTTCCTTAGGTGTGGAAGAAGGTGGATTAAAATCCTTAATTAACGCTACCTACGCCTTACTCGGTCTACGTACCTACTTTACCACAGGACCCAAGGAAACTCGCGCTTGGACAATTCACACCGGAATGTCTGCACCCCAAGCAGCAGGGGTGATTCACAGTGATTTTGAGCGAGGATTTATTCGGGCTGAAACTGTTGCTTACAATGATTTAGTCACCTGTGGTTCTATGGGTGCAGCTAAAGAAAAAGGACTAGTTCGCAGTGAGGGAAAAGAATATACTGTGCAAGAAGGTGATGTGATGTTATTCCGATTCAATGTGTAA
- the clpP gene encoding ATP-dependent Clp endopeptidase proteolytic subunit ClpP, with the protein MIPIVIEQSGRGERAFDIYSRLLRERIIFLGQQVDSNLANLIVAQLLYLDAEDSEKDIYMYINSPGGSVYAGLGIFDTMKQIRPDVCTICTGLAASMGAFLLSAGTKGKRMSLPHSRIMIHQPLGGAQGQAADIEIQAREILYIKSQLNNYLAEHTGQPLDKIAEDTDRDFFMSPEDAKNYGLIDQVIDRHAVGSRPMTVV; encoded by the coding sequence ATGATTCCCATCGTTATTGAACAATCAGGTCGAGGCGAACGTGCCTTTGATATCTACTCACGCTTGTTACGTGAGCGTATCATCTTTTTAGGACAACAAGTTGATAGTAATTTGGCTAACCTGATTGTTGCTCAGTTACTCTATCTAGATGCTGAAGACTCCGAGAAGGATATCTATATGTATATCAACTCTCCCGGTGGTTCAGTCTATGCAGGTTTGGGCATATTCGACACCATGAAACAGATTCGTCCTGATGTTTGTACTATCTGTACAGGGTTAGCAGCTAGTATGGGAGCTTTTCTTCTCAGCGCAGGTACAAAAGGTAAGCGGATGAGTTTACCCCACTCCCGAATTATGATTCACCAACCCCTTGGTGGTGCCCAGGGGCAAGCTGCTGATATTGAGATTCAAGCTAGAGAAATTCTTTACATCAAGTCTCAGCTCAACAATTACCTAGCAGAACATACAGGTCAACCTTTAGATAAAATTGCTGAAGATACAGACCGTGATTTCTTTATGTCACCGGAAGATGCCAAAAACTATGGTTTAATTGACCAAGTAATTGACCGTCATGCCGTTGGTAGTCGTCCGATGACAGTTGTGTAA
- a CDS encoding aminotransferase class I/II-fold pyridoxal phosphate-dependent enzyme: MLNQKQTPLLDALKVNAERFHAAFYTPGHKQGRGISPQLAEIFGRDIFRHDLPELAELDNLFAPCGVIQAAQELAAALFGASHSWFLANGSTCGIEAAILATCGDGDKILLPRNVHSSAIAGLILSGAMPIFLNPEYDTTLDIAHSITPQTVATALEKHPDAKAVMMVYPTYYGVCGDVQAIANIAHEYHIPLLVDEAHGAHFAFHPELPLSALAAGADLTVQSIHKTLGAFTQASMLHLQGNRINRDRLRQALQLVQSTSPSYLLLASLDAARQQMAISGKELLTHTLELAHLARTHISLPSFFPLTPGSCLDSTRLTINVSSLGMTGFVAEEILDEKYAVTPEFASLKHLTFIISIGNTQEDIQRLIDSLSRLTQEYGSEKFTSQQPILWENLFKVDDYVQISPRSAFFAPHQILPIRETIGHICAETICPYPPGIPVLMPGEVITLETIEYLQTVKNCGGFVTGCTDGTLANIKVVKVYQRVPL, encoded by the coding sequence ATGCTTAATCAAAAGCAAACACCCCTTTTAGATGCCCTGAAAGTCAACGCAGAGCGTTTTCATGCAGCTTTTTACACTCCTGGACATAAACAAGGGCGGGGAATTTCTCCCCAATTAGCAGAGATATTTGGTAGAGATATTTTCCGTCATGATTTGCCAGAGTTAGCGGAGTTAGATAATCTTTTTGCACCCTGCGGAGTTATCCAAGCAGCACAGGAATTAGCTGCTGCTCTATTTGGTGCTAGTCATAGCTGGTTTTTGGCGAATGGTTCTACCTGTGGAATTGAGGCGGCAATTTTAGCTACCTGTGGGGATGGGGATAAAATTCTTTTACCTAGGAATGTTCACTCATCAGCGATCGCCGGTTTAATTCTTTCCGGAGCAATGCCGATTTTTCTCAATCCGGAATACGACACCACCCTGGATATTGCCCACAGTATCACACCCCAAACCGTCGCCACTGCCCTAGAAAAACATCCTGATGCCAAAGCTGTGATGATGGTATACCCCACCTATTACGGTGTTTGTGGTGATGTGCAGGCGATCGCCAATATTGCCCATGAATATCATATTCCTCTGTTGGTAGATGAAGCCCACGGCGCACACTTTGCCTTTCATCCGGAATTACCCCTCTCAGCCCTCGCTGCTGGTGCAGACTTAACTGTACAATCTATCCATAAAACCCTCGGTGCTTTTACCCAAGCTTCCATGTTGCACCTTCAGGGAAATAGAATTAACCGCGATCGCCTACGTCAAGCTTTACAACTTGTCCAATCTACCAGCCCTAGCTATCTTCTCCTAGCTTCCCTAGATGCTGCTCGCCAACAAATGGCAATCTCTGGCAAAGAGCTTCTTACCCATACCCTAGAACTTGCTCACCTGGCTCGCACCCACATTTCCTTACCCTCCTTCTTTCCCCTAACTCCTGGCTCTTGCCTTGATTCGACTCGTCTGACTATCAATGTCTCCTCTCTGGGTATGACAGGTTTTGTCGCTGAGGAAATCCTGGATGAAAAATATGCTGTCACCCCGGAATTTGCCTCCCTAAAACACCTGACATTTATTATCTCCATCGGTAATACCCAGGAAGATATTCAACGACTCATTGATAGCTTGAGTAGACTTACCCAAGAATATGGTTCTGAAAAATTTACCTCCCAACAGCCGATTTTGTGGGAGAATCTTTTCAAGGTGGATGACTATGTGCAAATTTCTCCCAGAAGCGCATTTTTTGCCCCCCATCAGATATTACCTATCCGTGAAACAATTGGTCATATCTGTGCAGAAACCATCTGTCCCTATCCTCCGGGGATTCCCGTCTTAATGCCTGGGGAAGTCATTACCCTAGAAACGATAGAATATTTGCAGACAGTTAAAAATTGCGGTGGATTTGTCACAGGTTGTACAGATGGAACCTTGGCAAATATCAAAGTGGTGAAAGTTTATCAACGAGTGCCCTTATAA
- a CDS encoding 3'(2'),5'-bisphosphate nucleotidase CysQ produces the protein MSNLPEILSLTRTVAWEAANILRSYYNGTESKNLNTTYKDDEPVTAADMAVNQHILQRLQAELGNLEFTYITEETYKTGQSPQNHTPWAWIIDPLDGTRDFIEKTGEYAIHLALVQEHRPILSVVAIPEAEKIYYAIKDGGSFVETINGTTKPLKVSSDKPLEDLTLVVSRSHRNQRLNHLLANLPCQNHKSVGSVGGKIATIVEQQADIYISLSGKSAPKDWDIAAPELILTEAGGKFTHFDGSPLLYNTGEINQWGGLLASNGEHHQILCNTAESILQNFSPQE, from the coding sequence ATGTCAAACCTGCCAGAAATCCTTTCCCTCACCCGCACAGTTGCTTGGGAAGCCGCAAATATCTTGCGCTCCTACTACAACGGAACTGAAAGTAAAAATTTAAACACAACTTACAAAGATGATGAACCAGTTACTGCTGCGGATATGGCAGTCAATCAACACATTCTGCAACGTCTACAAGCAGAGCTAGGTAATCTTGAATTTACCTATATAACCGAGGAAACATACAAAACAGGACAGTCTCCCCAAAACCATACACCCTGGGCATGGATTATCGACCCCTTGGATGGTACTAGAGATTTTATCGAAAAAACTGGAGAGTATGCAATTCACCTTGCCCTTGTTCAAGAGCATCGCCCCATTTTATCAGTAGTGGCAATCCCAGAAGCGGAAAAAATATACTACGCTATCAAAGACGGTGGCAGCTTTGTGGAAACCATTAATGGTACAACTAAACCTCTTAAAGTTTCATCAGACAAGCCTCTAGAAGATTTAACCCTGGTTGTCAGTCGTAGCCATCGCAATCAGAGATTAAATCATTTGTTAGCAAATTTACCGTGTCAAAATCATAAATCAGTTGGTAGTGTGGGTGGAAAGATTGCCACAATTGTTGAGCAGCAAGCAGATATTTATATTTCTCTTTCCGGAAAATCAGCCCCTAAGGATTGGGATATTGCCGCACCAGAACTAATTTTAACAGAGGCTGGTGGTAAATTTACTCACTTTGATGGTAGCCCCCTACTGTATAACACAGGAGAGATTAACCAGTGGGGTGGTTTACTTGCAAGTAATGGAGAACATCATCAGATTCTCTGTAATACGGCAGAAAGTATTTTGCAAAATTTCTCCCCCCAGGAATGA
- the arsM gene encoding arsenosugar biosynthesis arsenite methyltransferase ArsM — protein sequence MTYLETAAQFYSEVAQTPEIGLCCVQTTPLQLPGLNIPQQMQDMNYGCGSTVHPTELVNEPTVLYVGVGGGLEALQFAYFTRRRGGVIAVEPVAEMREAASKNLQIAAEINPWFDMSFVEIREGDAFNLPVIDNSVDVVAQNCLFNIFEPVDLQRALQEAYRVLKPGGRLQMSDPIATFPIPQHLRENEQLRAMCLSGAITYEEYIQQIIDVGFGQVEIRAKRPYRLLDIHTYNLEKSLLLESLDSVAFKVPIPEDGACIFTGKTAIYAGKESFFDDGAGHILSKGLPAAVCDKTAAKLASIMPEEIIVTDSTWHYDGGGCC from the coding sequence ATGACTTATCTTGAAACAGCTGCTCAATTCTACAGTGAAGTTGCTCAAACACCGGAGATTGGACTTTGTTGTGTGCAAACCACACCCTTACAACTCCCCGGATTAAATATTCCTCAGCAAATGCAAGATATGAACTATGGGTGCGGAAGTACAGTTCATCCCACAGAATTAGTCAATGAGCCAACTGTTTTATATGTAGGAGTGGGTGGAGGTTTAGAAGCTCTACAATTTGCCTATTTTACCCGTCGTCGTGGAGGGGTAATTGCAGTCGAACCGGTTGCGGAAATGCGAGAAGCTGCAAGCAAAAACTTACAAATTGCGGCTGAAATTAACCCTTGGTTTGATATGAGTTTTGTTGAAATTCGCGAAGGTGATGCTTTTAATTTACCAGTTATAGATAATTCTGTCGATGTTGTTGCTCAAAATTGCTTATTTAACATTTTTGAACCTGTCGATTTACAGCGAGCACTGCAAGAAGCATATCGAGTATTAAAACCCGGTGGTAGATTGCAAATGAGTGACCCCATTGCTACCTTTCCGATTCCCCAACATTTGCGAGAAAATGAACAATTGAGAGCAATGTGTTTATCTGGAGCAATTACCTATGAAGAGTATATTCAACAAATCATTGATGTTGGTTTTGGTCAAGTAGAAATTCGCGCCAAACGACCCTATAGACTTCTAGATATTCATACCTATAACTTAGAGAAATCCCTACTTTTAGAAAGTTTAGATTCTGTGGCTTTTAAAGTTCCTATTCCTGAGGATGGAGCTTGTATTTTTACAGGCAAAACAGCTATTTATGCAGGCAAAGAATCATTCTTTGATGATGGAGCGGGGCATATTTTAAGTAAAGGTCTACCTGCTGCTGTTTGTGATAAAACTGCTGCTAAACTTGCAAGTATCATGCCAGAAGAAATTATTGTAACTGATTCCACTTGGCATTATGATGGCGGTGGTTGTTGTTAA
- a CDS encoding sugar kinase, with translation MMKHGLFVGLLTLDFIYLAESPPQENQKIVASDYTVAAGGPATNAAVTFSYLGNFAKILGIVGSHPITGLIRGDLDAYGVAIADLEPNHVYPPPVSSIIVTQSSGDRAVISLNAAKTPANTTTIPANILENIDIILIDGHQMVVSQEMAIMAKNQGIPIVIDGGSWKPGFENILPYVDYAICSANFHPPHCHTEQDVYNYLQTFPIPHIAITHGEKPITYSHHGQISQIDICPTPTIDTLGAGDIFHGAFCHYILQENFPNALASASKIAALSCQYFGTRQWMQHSGDG, from the coding sequence ATAATGAAACATGGTTTATTTGTCGGTTTATTGACTCTTGACTTTATTTACCTAGCAGAATCTCCTCCTCAAGAGAATCAAAAAATAGTCGCCAGTGATTACACCGTTGCCGCAGGGGGACCAGCAACCAACGCCGCCGTAACTTTTAGTTATTTGGGTAATTTTGCCAAAATTTTAGGTATTGTGGGTTCTCATCCAATAACGGGGCTAATTCGTGGAGATTTAGATGCCTATGGCGTGGCGATCGCCGACTTGGAACCGAATCATGTCTATCCACCACCAGTGTCATCAATTATTGTGACTCAAAGTAGTGGCGATCGCGCTGTCATTTCCCTAAATGCTGCCAAAACACCAGCTAATACCACCACCATTCCGGCAAATATTCTGGAAAATATCGATATTATCCTCATCGATGGACATCAAATGGTAGTTAGTCAAGAAATGGCTATCATGGCAAAAAATCAAGGAATTCCCATTGTCATTGATGGGGGTAGTTGGAAACCTGGATTTGAAAATATATTACCCTATGTTGATTACGCCATCTGTTCTGCCAACTTCCATCCCCCCCATTGCCACACAGAACAAGACGTATACAACTACCTCCAAACATTCCCAATTCCTCACATTGCCATCACCCACGGAGAAAAACCCATCACCTACTCCCACCACGGGCAAATCTCCCAAATAGATATTTGTCCAACACCAACAATTGATACACTAGGAGCCGGAGATATTTTTCATGGTGCTTTTTGTCACTACATTCTCCAAGAAAATTTCCCCAATGCCCTCGCATCTGCCAGTAAAATAGCTGCCCTTTCCTGTCAATACTTTGGCACTCGTCAATGGATGCAACATTCAGGTGATGGGTAG
- a CDS encoding Mo-dependent nitrogenase C-terminal domain-containing protein, whose product MTSFTQIQHRYDFLYPLRQWLESTKIQNPEFAHFLCKLIPAQCPFERDVVVFGCKLFHIPPMCKLNPLYEEVVGLRFKALCYLADECGEDISAYC is encoded by the coding sequence ATGACTAGCTTTACTCAAATTCAACACCGTTACGACTTTCTTTATCCTTTACGTCAATGGCTAGAGTCTACTAAGATTCAAAATCCAGAATTTGCTCATTTTCTTTGTAAGCTCATCCCTGCTCAATGTCCTTTTGAAAGAGATGTCGTAGTTTTCGGGTGTAAACTTTTTCACATCCCCCCCATGTGCAAACTCAATCCTCTCTATGAAGAAGTAGTTGGATTGCGCTTCAAAGCTCTATGCTATTTAGCTGATGAATGTGGTGAAGATATCTCTGCCTACTGCTAA
- a CDS encoding universal stress protein yields MFDKVLVAIDNSEMGRHVFSEAIAVAKKLDASVMILHVLDPFDDRYTKIMSLQTNSIYPTFHPEAVSYYMGEWETFKQEGLAFLSGLCTEAIANGVTTEFTQNFGEPGHIICEAAQNYGADLIIVGRRGRKGLSELLLGSVSNYVLHHASCSVLTIQGPYPTTNTQENTSVAEPATTI; encoded by the coding sequence ATGTTTGACAAAGTTTTAGTCGCTATTGATAATTCAGAGATGGGTCGTCATGTATTTAGCGAAGCGATCGCCGTCGCCAAAAAACTAGACGCAAGTGTGATGATACTGCACGTATTAGACCCCTTTGACGATCGCTATACCAAAATTATGTCTTTACAGACTAACTCCATCTACCCCACCTTCCACCCAGAAGCTGTCAGTTACTATATGGGAGAATGGGAAACCTTCAAACAAGAGGGATTAGCCTTTTTATCCGGTTTATGTACGGAGGCGATCGCCAACGGAGTCACCACAGAATTTACCCAAAACTTTGGTGAACCAGGACATATCATTTGTGAAGCTGCCCAAAATTACGGTGCTGACTTAATTATTGTCGGTCGCCGAGGTAGAAAAGGTTTAAGTGAATTACTCCTTGGTAGTGTTAGTAACTACGTCCTCCATCATGCATCCTGCTCCGTCCTCACAATCCAAGGTCCATACCCAACAACCAACACCCAAGAAAATACATCAGTTGCCGAACCTGCCACAACTATATAA
- a CDS encoding aldo/keto reductase produces MQTREKLTLPPMGCGTWAWGNRLLWGYDQSMDTELQAVFNLCVSNGVSLFDTGDSYGTGKLNGRSEQLLGKFSQAYQGNNQDNIYIATKLAAYPWRLTPQSMVSACQASAKRLGRKVDLAQMHWSTANYAPWQEKALLDGLAKLYQQDLVRGVGLSNYGTKRLRWAYQRFADAGVPISTLQIQYSLLSTYPVTQLGLKDVCDELGIKIIAYSPLALGILTGKYSATGKLPPGIRGFLFKSLLSGVQPLLECLQEIAEARKKTMAQVAINWCICKGTIPIPGAKSQKQAQENIGALGWYLDTNEVAELDIVAGKLDKVMVQNIFQTT; encoded by the coding sequence ATGCAAACAAGGGAAAAACTCACTCTCCCACCTATGGGGTGCGGTACTTGGGCATGGGGTAATCGCCTGCTCTGGGGATATGATCAAAGTATGGACACAGAGCTACAAGCAGTGTTTAATCTCTGCGTCAGTAACGGCGTTAGCCTCTTTGATACAGGAGATTCCTACGGTACAGGAAAACTCAATGGACGTAGTGAGCAACTTTTAGGCAAATTCAGTCAGGCATACCAAGGTAACAATCAAGACAATATTTATATCGCTACCAAATTAGCAGCATACCCCTGGAGACTAACACCCCAATCCATGGTATCAGCCTGCCAAGCCTCAGCCAAACGCCTAGGGAGAAAAGTTGACTTAGCACAAATGCACTGGTCTACAGCTAATTATGCACCCTGGCAGGAAAAAGCATTATTAGACGGATTGGCAAAGCTCTACCAGCAAGATTTAGTTAGAGGTGTCGGCTTATCTAATTACGGTACTAAGCGATTACGCTGGGCATACCAGAGATTTGCAGATGCTGGAGTGCCCATTTCTACTTTACAAATCCAGTATTCCTTGTTGTCCACCTATCCAGTAACTCAACTGGGACTGAAGGATGTTTGTGATGAGTTAGGCATCAAAATCATTGCCTACAGCCCTTTAGCGTTGGGAATCCTTACTGGTAAGTACTCTGCAACTGGAAAATTACCTCCAGGCATTCGAGGATTTTTATTCAAAAGTCTGTTATCTGGCGTACAACCACTTCTGGAATGCTTACAAGAAATTGCTGAAGCTCGTAAAAAAACCATGGCTCAAGTCGCCATTAATTGGTGTATCTGTAAAGGAACAATTCCCATCCCCGGTGCCAAATCACAAAAACAAGCCCAGGAAAACATTGGAGCCTTAGGTTGGTATTTAGATACAAACGAAGTTGCGGAATTAGATATAGTTGCAGGCAAGTTGGATAAGGTGATGGTACAGAATATTTTTCAAACAACCTAG
- a CDS encoding response regulator transcription factor: MTSHILLVEDEVKLARFVELELNYEGYQVTVVNDGLTGLTTARESHPDLVILDWMLPGLSGLEICRRLRSTGDQVPIILLTAKDEVSDRVAGLDAGADDYVVKPFSLEELLARVRAHLRRTQEVDLDILLFEDLKLNKRTREVHRGERLIELTAKEFDLLEYLLIHPRQVITRDRILEAVWGYDFMGDSNIIEVYIRYLRLKLEANGEKRLIQTVRGVGYVLKE; the protein is encoded by the coding sequence ATGACATCGCACATTTTGCTGGTAGAAGATGAAGTTAAGTTAGCTCGCTTTGTTGAGTTGGAACTTAACTATGAAGGATATCAGGTGACAGTTGTCAATGATGGCTTAACAGGTTTAACTACAGCACGGGAATCCCACCCTGATTTAGTCATCTTAGATTGGATGTTACCTGGTTTGTCGGGTTTGGAAATTTGTCGGCGATTACGCAGTACGGGTGATCAGGTTCCAATTATCTTGCTGACAGCAAAGGATGAGGTTAGCGATCGCGTGGCAGGTTTAGACGCTGGTGCAGATGATTATGTTGTCAAACCCTTTAGCCTAGAAGAGTTGTTAGCAAGGGTAAGAGCGCATTTACGTCGCACCCAGGAAGTAGATTTAGACATTTTACTGTTTGAAGACTTGAAGTTAAATAAACGTACCAGGGAGGTACATCGGGGAGAAAGATTAATCGAATTGACAGCTAAGGAGTTTGATTTATTGGAGTATCTGCTGATTCACCCTCGACAAGTCATCACCCGCGATCGCATTCTCGAAGCCGTTTGGGGTTACGATTTTATGGGTGACTCCAATATTATCGAAGTTTATATTCGCTATCTTCGCCTCAAATTAGAAGCGAATGGAGAGAAGCGTCTAATTCAGACGGTACGTGGTGTCGGTTATGTACTAAAAGAATAG